Part of the Pseudobdellovibrionaceae bacterium genome is shown below.
GAATTACCGTTCATCCTCGTCCAGACGAGCGACATATTCGCTATGAAGATGTTTACGTTTTATCGAAAATGCTCCACACCATTAACTTGCAAAACCATGGCCACTCGCTGGTGGAGTATAATATTGAAGGCTACCCGAGCCCGAAGTTTATGCAATTGATGGCAGAAGTGAAGCCCACCCAATGCACGCTGGTGCCCGACCCTCCTGATGCGATCACCTCCAACGCGGGGTGGAACGTAAAAAAGGACAGGGATATGCTCACTGAGGTGATCAGTGAACTCTCTAAAAACGGCATTCGGAGTTCTTTGTTTGTGGATCCTAATGACATTGATACGCAACAAGTAGAAGCCTTGCTGCAAGTGAAACCCGATCGGGTCGAGCTCTATACAGAAGCGTATGCCAATGCCTTTGGCACAGAGTCTGAAGAATCGGTCACCGAACTTTATAACCGAGTGGCTATTGAACTCTATGATCTTGGAATTGGCATCAATGCCGGCCACGACCTAAACCTACAAAACGTTGGCCCTCTTGTAAAAACCATACCCGTTATCGACGAAGTGTCTATTGGCCACGCTCTTATTTCTGAGGCGCTATATTTGGGGCTTGAAGAAACCATCAAACGATACCTGCAAAGACTCGGCCCCAGCACCCCTTCTACTTAGAGAGCATGGCCATGGACGTGCATCTGCTCCCCGCATTTAAAGATAACTATATCTACCTCGTTCACGATCCCCTTAAACATATAAATATCGTGGTGGACCCTGGCGATTCCGACGTGGTGAAAATGTTTTTATCGGATCGACAATGGGACCTCCATGCCATACTCATCACTCATCACCATTGGGATCATATTGATGGTGTCGAAGAACTTCAAAACTCCTTTAAATGCCAGGTCATTGGCTCGGTATATGATCAATCTCGCCTGCCGCCCCTCACTCAGAGGGTCCAAGGAGGTGACTGCCTTGAAATAGGCTCTGCGTCCATACAGGTTTTGTTTGTGCCAGGTCATACCACTGGACACATCGCCTACTATTTTTCTGATCAACAGTGGCTGTTTGTGGGCGACACTTTGTTTTCTATGGGATGTGGTCGCATTTTTGAGGGCACACCGGAGATGCTGTTTAATAGTCTGCAACAGCTTTTGCTTTTGCCTGATTCTGGAAAAGTCTTCTGCACCCACGAGTACACGCTCACAAATGCCAAATTCGCACTTCAGTTTGAGCCAAACAATCCAGATTTGCTTTTAAGAATAAAGCAGGCCGAGGCTTTGCGCGCAAACCACCAGCCCACTCTACCGACGACAATCATGCAAGAAAAGGCGACCAATCCCTTTTTGCGACTTAAAAGCCCTGCAATCAGGCAAAGTTTAAACATGGCTACGGCCACAGACCTTGAAGTTTTCACCCGACTTAGAGAGCTTCGAAATCAATTTTAAAGATCTGTGTACTTTTCAAATCGGCCTTTTGATTTTTCAATGGGGTACTTGGCTGTATTTTTTTGCAATTTATCATAGAAAGCTTGAGTTAAATCAAACTTGTTTCTTTGCGAGAACCGGAGCAAGAAAAACAAAATATCTGCCAACTCTTCACCCACCGCTTCTCGCTTATCAGAATCTTGCAGGAGGTCTTGTGCCCGCTGTTCGTCCAGAAATCGAAAATGCTGTAGAAGTTCGCTTGATTCTGTAACAAGGCCAATAGCCAGATCTTTCGGACCATGAAATTGGTCCCAGTCTCGATCGGTGCAAAATTGAACCACAGATTCAGTCATTTCTTGTAGAGTTTTTTCCATAGCTGGGCACCATAGTCGGGTACAAGCTAGAAGGCAATCCCGGCGTGGCAAGA
Proteins encoded:
- the gloB gene encoding hydroxyacylglutathione hydrolase, with the protein product MDVHLLPAFKDNYIYLVHDPLKHINIVVDPGDSDVVKMFLSDRQWDLHAILITHHHWDHIDGVEELQNSFKCQVIGSVYDQSRLPPLTQRVQGGDCLEIGSASIQVLFVPGHTTGHIAYYFSDQQWLFVGDTLFSMGCGRIFEGTPEMLFNSLQQLLLLPDSGKVFCTHEYTLTNAKFALQFEPNNPDLLLRIKQAEALRANHQPTLPTTIMQEKATNPFLRLKSPAIRQSLNMATATDLEVFTRLRELRNQF
- a CDS encoding nucleotide pyrophosphohydrolase, with amino-acid sequence MEKTLQEMTESVVQFCTDRDWDQFHGPKDLAIGLVTESSELLQHFRFLDEQRAQDLLQDSDKREAVGEELADILFFLLRFSQRNKFDLTQAFYDKLQKNTAKYPIEKSKGRFEKYTDL
- a CDS encoding pyridoxine 5'-phosphate synthase, which translates into the protein MTRLSVNVNKIATLRNARGHDLPHLETVARDIVGFGAGGITVHPRPDERHIRYEDVYVLSKMLHTINLQNHGHSLVEYNIEGYPSPKFMQLMAEVKPTQCTLVPDPPDAITSNAGWNVKKDRDMLTEVISELSKNGIRSSLFVDPNDIDTQQVEALLQVKPDRVELYTEAYANAFGTESEESVTELYNRVAIELYDLGIGINAGHDLNLQNVGPLVKTIPVIDEVSIGHALISEALYLGLEETIKRYLQRLGPSTPST